Proteins encoded in a region of the Dendropsophus ebraccatus isolate aDenEbr1 chromosome 11, aDenEbr1.pat, whole genome shotgun sequence genome:
- the P2RX5 gene encoding P2X purinoceptor 5 isoform X2 has translation MSLPRTKRWVFVVKKGYQDTDTSIQSSVITKLKGVAFTNTTELGPRLWDVVDYVIPPQGENVFFVVTNLIVTPNQRQDKCRESFGIPDAVCTKNSDCPEGEPVIAGNGVKTGRCLKTGAVNTTGMCEIFAWCPLEKRQKPKIPLLGKAENFTVYIKNSVRFPKFNFSKANILNTEDDSFLKTCRYSKENHYCPIFYLGKIVSWSGNKFQEMAVEGGVIGIQIEWDCNLDRDASECHPQYTFNRLDNKFTEKSVSSGYNFRYAKYYRDANGTDYRTLIKAYGIRFDIMVNGKAGKFNIIPTIINIGSGLALMGAGAFFCDLVLLYFIKRSNFYRDKKFEEVKSSKKTLPVNGQKKSKSHDAIDQMKQLQSVET, from the exons ATGTCATTGCCAAGAACAAAAAG GTGGGTGTTTGTGGTTAAAAAAGGTTATCAAGATACAGACACGTCTATACAAAGCTCAGTCATAACAAAGTTAAAGGGCGTTGCCTTTACAAACACCACAGAACTCGGGCCAAGACTATGGGATGTTGTGGATTATGTAATACCTCCTCAG GgtgaaaatgtgttttttgtaGTAACGAATTTAATCGTCACGCCTAATCAAAGACAAGATAAGTGTCGTGAG AGTTTTGGAATCCCTGATGCGGTGTGTACAAAGAACAGTGACTGCCCTGAGGGTGAACCGGTCATTGCTGGCAATG GGGTCAAGACTGGACGATGCTTGAAGACAGGCGCTGTAAACACAACAGGGATGTGTGAAATATTTGCTTGGTGCCCACTAGAGAAGAGGCAAAAGCCAAA AATACCACTACTGGGAAAAGCCGAGAACTTTACAGTCTATATTAAAAATTCAGTACGATTTCCAAAATTCAATTTTTCAAA AGCTAACATATTGAACACAGAAGATGACTCATTTCTTAAGACCTGTCGATACAGTAAAGAAAACCACTATTGTCCTATCTTCTACTTAGGAAAAATTGTCTCATGGTCTGGAAATAAGTTTCAGGAAATGGCAGTGGAA GGCGGAGTAATTGGCATTCAGATAGAATGGGACTGTAACCTAGACAGAGATGCTTCTGAATGCCATCCTCAATATACATTTAATCGCTTGGATAATAAATTCACAGAAAAATCAGTTTCTTCAGGATACAACTTCAG GTATGCAAAGTATTATCGTGATGCTAATGGAACGGATTATAGGACACTCATAAAGGCTTATGGTATTCGCTTTGATATAATGGTGAATGGAAAg GCTGGAAAGTTCAATATTATACCAACAATTATCAACATTGGCTCTGGCTTGGCATTGATGGGTGCG GGGGCTTTCTTCTGTGACTTGGTCTTGCTGTATTTCATCAAAAGGAGTAATTTTTACAGAGACAAGAAATTTGAAGAAGTAAA ATCATCCAAGAAAACTTTGCCAGTCAATGGTCAAAAGAAATCCAAAAGCCATGATGCCATAGACCAAATGAAACAGCTACAGAGCgtgga
- the P2RX5 gene encoding P2X purinoceptor 5 isoform X1, with product MGQVAWKGLFLSLFDYKTEKYVIAKNKKVGILFRILQLSILAYLVGWVFVVKKGYQDTDTSIQSSVITKLKGVAFTNTTELGPRLWDVVDYVIPPQGENVFFVVTNLIVTPNQRQDKCRESFGIPDAVCTKNSDCPEGEPVIAGNGVKTGRCLKTGAVNTTGMCEIFAWCPLEKRQKPKIPLLGKAENFTVYIKNSVRFPKFNFSKANILNTEDDSFLKTCRYSKENHYCPIFYLGKIVSWSGNKFQEMAVEGGVIGIQIEWDCNLDRDASECHPQYTFNRLDNKFTEKSVSSGYNFRYAKYYRDANGTDYRTLIKAYGIRFDIMVNGKAGKFNIIPTIINIGSGLALMGAGAFFCDLVLLYFIKRSNFYRDKKFEEVKSSKKTLPVNGQKKSKSHDAIDQMKQLQSVET from the exons ATGGGGCAGGTCGCATGGAAAGGCTTGTTCCTGTCACTCTTTGACTATAAGACTGAAAAATATGTCATTGCCAAGAACAAAAAGGTGGGGATTTTATTCCGTATTCTTCAGTTGTCCATTCTGGCTTACCTAGTGGG GTGGGTGTTTGTGGTTAAAAAAGGTTATCAAGATACAGACACGTCTATACAAAGCTCAGTCATAACAAAGTTAAAGGGCGTTGCCTTTACAAACACCACAGAACTCGGGCCAAGACTATGGGATGTTGTGGATTATGTAATACCTCCTCAG GgtgaaaatgtgttttttgtaGTAACGAATTTAATCGTCACGCCTAATCAAAGACAAGATAAGTGTCGTGAG AGTTTTGGAATCCCTGATGCGGTGTGTACAAAGAACAGTGACTGCCCTGAGGGTGAACCGGTCATTGCTGGCAATG GGGTCAAGACTGGACGATGCTTGAAGACAGGCGCTGTAAACACAACAGGGATGTGTGAAATATTTGCTTGGTGCCCACTAGAGAAGAGGCAAAAGCCAAA AATACCACTACTGGGAAAAGCCGAGAACTTTACAGTCTATATTAAAAATTCAGTACGATTTCCAAAATTCAATTTTTCAAA AGCTAACATATTGAACACAGAAGATGACTCATTTCTTAAGACCTGTCGATACAGTAAAGAAAACCACTATTGTCCTATCTTCTACTTAGGAAAAATTGTCTCATGGTCTGGAAATAAGTTTCAGGAAATGGCAGTGGAA GGCGGAGTAATTGGCATTCAGATAGAATGGGACTGTAACCTAGACAGAGATGCTTCTGAATGCCATCCTCAATATACATTTAATCGCTTGGATAATAAATTCACAGAAAAATCAGTTTCTTCAGGATACAACTTCAG GTATGCAAAGTATTATCGTGATGCTAATGGAACGGATTATAGGACACTCATAAAGGCTTATGGTATTCGCTTTGATATAATGGTGAATGGAAAg GCTGGAAAGTTCAATATTATACCAACAATTATCAACATTGGCTCTGGCTTGGCATTGATGGGTGCG GGGGCTTTCTTCTGTGACTTGGTCTTGCTGTATTTCATCAAAAGGAGTAATTTTTACAGAGACAAGAAATTTGAAGAAGTAAA ATCATCCAAGAAAACTTTGCCAGTCAATGGTCAAAAGAAATCCAAAAGCCATGATGCCATAGACCAAATGAAACAGCTACAGAGCgtgga